The following proteins come from a genomic window of Patescibacteria group bacterium:
- a CDS encoding sigma-70 family RNA polymerase sigma factor codes for MNSGGIQLHILIEEARNGSEKAFREIFEHLNDRLFLYCLSHTKGRDDALDILQDTFVELWIGLQKFSYKSDEAFYGFIFTILKRKLIRYYKKSKRKTVSLEENGLDPSYEMEKEDHRYLLRHISALGEKYQDLLRLRYWSGMTFGEISSVLGITESAAKVRHHRALQKLRVNLHEHGNTI; via the coding sequence GTGAATTCAGGTGGTATACAACTGCATATTCTGATTGAAGAGGCTAGAAATGGGAGCGAGAAGGCATTCCGAGAGATTTTTGAGCACTTAAATGACCGGCTCTTTCTCTATTGTCTATCGCATACCAAAGGTAGAGATGACGCTTTGGATATTCTACAAGATACATTCGTGGAACTGTGGATAGGACTTCAAAAGTTCTCCTACAAGTCTGACGAGGCATTCTACGGATTTATCTTCACAATACTCAAGCGAAAGCTCATTAGATATTACAAAAAATCAAAACGCAAGACAGTGTCTTTAGAGGAGAACGGTTTGGATCCCAGTTATGAGATGGAAAAAGAAGACCATCGTTATCTTCTAAGACATATCAGCGCGCTTGGCGAAAAGTATCAGGATTTACTTCGACTCCGGTATTGGTCAGGCATGACTTTTGGAGAAATATCTTCGGTCTTGGGGATTACAGAAAGTGCAGCGAAAGTGCGCCACCACAGAGCATTACAAAAATTACGAGTTAACCTACATGAACATGGAAACACCATCTAA